A window of the Bacteroides thetaiotaomicron VPI-5482 genome harbors these coding sequences:
- the pflA gene encoding pyruvate formate-lyase-activating protein, whose product MINVHSYESMGTFDGPGLRLVVFLQGCNFRCLYCANPDTIAGKGGTPTPPEEIVRMAMSQRPFFGKRGGITFSGGEPTFQAKALVPLVRELKERGIHVCLDSNGGLWNEDVEELFKLTDLVLLDIKEFNPNRHQTLTGRSNEQTIRTAAWLEEQGKPFWLRYVLVPGYSDFEEDIRALGEALGKYKMIQRVEILPYHTLGVHKYEAMGQEYKMKGVKENTPEQLEKAAEVFKEYFTTVVVN is encoded by the coding sequence ATGATAAACGTACATTCATACGAAAGTATGGGAACATTCGACGGGCCGGGCTTACGGCTCGTCGTTTTTCTTCAAGGATGCAACTTCCGCTGCCTCTATTGCGCCAATCCGGATACGATAGCAGGAAAGGGAGGCACGCCTACCCCACCGGAAGAAATCGTCCGCATGGCAATGAGCCAGCGCCCCTTCTTCGGGAAACGAGGAGGAATCACTTTCTCTGGAGGCGAACCGACGTTTCAGGCGAAAGCACTCGTCCCGCTGGTCCGCGAACTGAAAGAAAGAGGCATCCATGTCTGTCTGGACAGCAACGGAGGACTTTGGAACGAAGACGTAGAAGAATTATTCAAGCTGACCGATCTTGTGTTATTGGATATAAAGGAATTCAATCCCAACCGCCATCAGACGCTCACCGGAAGAAGCAACGAGCAAACCATCCGCACGGCCGCCTGGCTGGAAGAACAGGGAAAACCTTTCTGGCTGCGTTATGTGCTAGTGCCCGGATACAGCGATTTTGAAGAAGACATACGCGCACTGGGAGAAGCACTCGGAAAATACAAGATGATCCAACGGGTGGAAATACTGCCTTACCATACACTGGGCGTACATAAGTACGAAGCGATGGGACAGGAATACAAGATGAAAGGGGTAAAAGAAAATACCCCCGAACAGCTTGAAAAAGCTGCGGAGGTATTCAAAGAGTATTTCACTACGGTAGTAGTTAATTAA
- a CDS encoding site-specific integrase → MERTTFCLLFYIRRTKLNRNGEAPIMMRITVNGVRVDASVKKTILPEFWSAAKGKALEKKREYKELNLYLDSIRLRIMKIQRELEIEEVSVSANSVLDRFLGKDAPVQRTLFEVFREHNDKCVQLSGTDMAPATVQRYETSLKHTRDFVWETYHKKDVLLDEVSRQFIEDYEFWLKTEKKCCHNTATKYLKNFKKIIRIALAKGWMKNDPFLEIRFSLDKVEPDFLEDSEIQKLISKEIDIPRLSQVRDIFVFCCFTGLAFSDIHGLRKEHIVEDSNGVRWIRKGRQKTKIMCNIPLMEIPLKILEKYSTNEYCKKHGVLFPVLCNQKMNAYLKELADICGIKKTLTTHVGRHTFATFALANGVSIESVAKMLGHTNVQMTRHYARVLDRTVIREMSQIKMDFHISI, encoded by the coding sequence ATGGAAAGAACAACATTTTGTCTATTGTTCTACATTCGTAGGACGAAATTGAATCGGAACGGTGAGGCTCCGATAATGATGAGAATTACAGTGAATGGAGTCCGGGTTGATGCTTCAGTGAAGAAAACAATTCTTCCGGAGTTCTGGAGTGCGGCAAAAGGAAAGGCCCTGGAAAAGAAGCGTGAGTACAAGGAACTGAATCTGTATCTTGACTCTATCCGTTTGAGGATAATGAAGATTCAACGTGAACTGGAAATAGAGGAGGTATCCGTTTCTGCCAACAGTGTTCTGGATCGTTTCCTGGGTAAGGATGCCCCCGTACAACGTACTCTGTTTGAGGTTTTCCGTGAGCATAATGATAAATGTGTCCAATTGTCCGGTACGGACATGGCGCCTGCAACCGTGCAGCGTTATGAGACATCCTTGAAGCATACCCGGGATTTTGTCTGGGAGACATATCATAAGAAAGATGTTCTTTTGGATGAAGTTTCCCGCCAGTTTATTGAGGATTACGAGTTTTGGCTTAAGACAGAGAAAAAGTGTTGTCATAACACAGCCACCAAATATTTGAAGAATTTTAAGAAGATTATCCGTATTGCTTTGGCTAAGGGATGGATGAAGAACGATCCGTTTTTAGAAATTAGATTCTCATTGGATAAGGTGGAACCGGACTTTTTGGAAGATTCAGAAATCCAGAAGCTGATATCGAAGGAAATTGATATTCCACGGTTAAGTCAGGTACGGGATATTTTTGTGTTCTGTTGTTTCACCGGTTTGGCTTTCTCGGATATTCATGGTTTGAGAAAGGAACATATCGTGGAGGACTCGAACGGTGTCAGGTGGATACGAAAGGGGAGACAGAAGACCAAAATCATGTGTAATATTCCATTAATGGAAATACCATTGAAGATTTTGGAAAAGTATTCCACCAATGAATATTGTAAGAAACATGGTGTGCTTTTTCCGGTGCTTTGTAATCAAAAAATGAATGCATACCTCAAGGAACTGGCTGATATTTGTGGTATTAAAAAAACATTGACCACCCATGTTGGGCGTCATACTTTTGCCACATTTGCTCTGGCCAATGGTGTCTCGATAGAGAGCGTTGCTAAGATGTTAGGGCATACCAATGTCCAGATGACCCGTCATTATGCACGTGTGCTGGATCGTACAGTGATACGTGAGATGTCACAGATAAAGATGGATTTTCATATCTCTATTTAG
- a CDS encoding IS110 family transposase: MNYSHFVGLDVGKKTFDASLMSADEKELSHKSFDNTPTGIQSLLDWIAGYHLSLSKLLFCAENMGSYVTELSVSSVSMGFSLALVCPLTIKKSIGLQRGKNDRIDAKRIANYAVLHYRKLELYKLPDKDLVRLRGWIIIRDNLVKQKVSSIKLLETFSWMAKLADVTESISFLEEQLKSIKERILEVEEDMEQLIAASTSLYTNYLLLRSIKGIGIINAIVLLCVTDNFQRFDNPRKFACYCGVAPFEHTSGISIRGKTQTSSLANKEVKVYLTRAAITAISWDPQMKAYYKRKIAEGKHKASVINAVRAKIIARSFAVIRRQTPFVTLAV, translated from the coding sequence ATGAATTATTCTCATTTTGTAGGTCTTGATGTAGGAAAAAAAACTTTCGATGCATCATTAATGTCCGCAGACGAAAAAGAGTTGTCTCACAAGTCTTTTGATAACACTCCAACTGGGATCCAATCTTTATTGGATTGGATAGCTGGTTATCATCTCTCTTTATCCAAACTCTTGTTCTGTGCTGAAAACATGGGAAGTTATGTCACAGAGTTATCTGTTTCCAGTGTCTCCATGGGATTTTCCCTGGCTTTGGTTTGCCCGTTGACCATCAAGAAGTCCATAGGCTTGCAACGAGGCAAAAATGACCGCATTGACGCCAAAAGAATAGCGAACTATGCGGTATTACACTATCGAAAACTGGAGTTATACAAATTGCCTGACAAAGACTTGGTGAGACTGCGGGGATGGATTATTATACGTGACAATTTGGTCAAGCAAAAAGTATCAAGCATAAAGTTATTGGAAACATTCTCCTGGATGGCTAAGTTGGCTGATGTGACAGAATCCATTTCTTTTTTGGAAGAGCAGCTCAAGTCGATAAAAGAAAGAATCCTGGAGGTGGAAGAGGATATGGAGCAACTAATAGCCGCCAGTACATCGCTTTACACAAACTACTTGCTATTAAGAAGTATAAAAGGAATAGGAATTATCAATGCCATTGTATTACTGTGTGTTACTGACAATTTTCAAAGATTTGACAACCCGAGGAAATTTGCCTGCTATTGTGGGGTCGCCCCATTTGAACATACTTCAGGTATTTCCATACGGGGAAAAACGCAGACTTCTTCATTGGCTAACAAAGAAGTAAAAGTATACCTTACCCGGGCAGCTATTACTGCCATCTCTTGGGATCCGCAGATGAAAGCATACTATAAAAGGAAAATAGCAGAGGGGAAACATAAAGCATCTGTAATCAATGCTGTAAGAGCCAAAATCATAGCAAGGTCTTTTGCTGTGATACGAAGGCAGACTCCATTTGTAACATTAGCCGTATAA
- the pflB gene encoding formate C-acetyltransferase: protein MELNKIFKDGLWSSEINVRDFVSHNITPYYGDASFLEGPTERTKAVWNRCLEALAEERENNGVRSLDNVTVSTITSHKAGYIDKENELIVGLQTDELLKRAIKPFGGINVVSKACHENGVEVDDRVKDIFTHYRKTHNDGVFDVYTEEIRSFRSLGFLTGLPDNYARGRIIGDYRRMALYGIDRLIEAKKEDLHNLTGPMTDARIRLREEVAEQIKALKDMKVMGEYYGLDLSRPAYTAQEAVQWVYMAYLAAVKEQDGAAMSLGNVSSFLDIYLEYELSKGTITESFAQELIDQFVIKLRMVRHLRMQSYNDIFAGDPTWVTESLGGRLNDGRTKVTKTSFRFLQTLYNLGPSPEPNLTVLWSPELPEGFKEFCAKVSIDTSSIQYENDDLMREVRQSDDYGIACCVSYQEIGKQIQFFGARCNLAKALLLAINGGRCENTGTVMVKNIPVLTSDTLKFEEVMDNYKKVLIEIARVYNEAMNIIHYMHDKYYYEKAQMALVDTNPRINLAYGVAGLSIALDSLSAIKYAKVTARRNDIGLTEGFDIEGEFPCFGNDNDKVDHLGVDLVYFFSEELKKLPVYKNARPTLSLLTITSNVMYGKKTGATPDGRAKGVAFAPGANPMHGRDKNGAIASLSSVAKLRYRDSQDGISNTFSIVPKSLGATDEDRIENLVTMMDGYFTKGAHHLNVNVLNRDMLYDAMEHPENYPQLTIRVSGYAVNFVKLSREHQLEVISRSFHERM, encoded by the coding sequence ATGGAATTAAACAAGATCTTTAAAGACGGTCTTTGGAGCAGCGAAATCAACGTCAGAGATTTCGTAAGTCATAACATCACTCCGTATTACGGAGATGCTTCATTCCTCGAAGGACCTACAGAACGTACCAAAGCCGTATGGAACCGCTGCCTCGAAGCGTTGGCAGAAGAAAGAGAAAACAACGGTGTCCGCTCATTAGATAATGTTACCGTATCAACCATCACTTCCCACAAGGCCGGATATATCGACAAGGAAAACGAACTGATCGTCGGCCTGCAGACAGACGAACTTCTGAAACGTGCCATCAAGCCTTTCGGAGGTATCAACGTAGTCAGCAAAGCCTGTCACGAAAACGGCGTGGAAGTGGACGACCGCGTAAAAGATATTTTCACTCACTACCGCAAGACGCACAACGACGGAGTATTCGACGTATATACGGAAGAAATCCGTTCCTTCCGTTCGCTGGGATTCCTTACCGGACTTCCCGACAACTATGCACGCGGACGCATCATCGGTGACTACCGCCGTATGGCTCTTTACGGCATCGACCGTCTGATCGAAGCAAAGAAGGAAGATTTGCACAACCTCACCGGTCCGATGACAGATGCCCGTATCCGTCTGCGCGAAGAAGTGGCAGAACAGATCAAGGCACTGAAAGACATGAAAGTGATGGGCGAATACTACGGTCTCGACCTGAGCCGTCCCGCTTACACGGCACAAGAAGCCGTACAGTGGGTATATATGGCTTACCTTGCCGCCGTCAAAGAACAAGACGGTGCCGCCATGTCACTGGGTAACGTTTCTTCTTTCCTCGATATCTATCTGGAATATGAACTGAGCAAAGGAACCATCACCGAATCGTTCGCGCAAGAGCTGATCGACCAGTTTGTCATCAAACTGCGTATGGTCCGCCACCTGCGTATGCAATCATACAACGACATCTTTGCAGGCGACCCGACCTGGGTAACCGAATCTCTGGGCGGACGTCTCAACGACGGACGTACCAAAGTGACAAAGACCTCCTTCCGTTTCCTGCAGACATTGTACAACCTCGGCCCTTCACCGGAACCGAACCTGACCGTACTCTGGAGCCCGGAACTTCCCGAAGGATTCAAAGAATTCTGTGCAAAGGTTTCTATCGACACTTCTTCTATCCAGTACGAAAACGACGACCTGATGCGTGAAGTACGTCAGTCCGACGACTACGGAATCGCCTGCTGCGTATCATACCAGGAAATAGGCAAGCAGATTCAGTTCTTCGGTGCCCGTTGCAACCTGGCCAAAGCCCTGTTGCTTGCCATCAACGGCGGACGTTGCGAGAATACCGGTACAGTCATGGTGAAGAACATCCCCGTACTGACCAGTGACACGCTGAAGTTCGAAGAAGTAATGGACAACTACAAGAAAGTACTGATCGAAATCGCCCGCGTATACAACGAAGCGATGAACATCATCCACTATATGCACGACAAGTATTATTACGAGAAAGCCCAGATGGCTCTTGTAGATACGAACCCGCGCATAAACCTTGCTTACGGTGTAGCCGGACTTTCCATCGCACTCGATTCACTGTCTGCCATCAAATATGCGAAAGTAACTGCCCGCCGCAACGATATCGGTCTGACAGAAGGCTTCGACATCGAAGGAGAATTCCCTTGCTTCGGTAACGACAACGACAAGGTAGACCACCTTGGCGTAGACCTGGTATACTTCTTCAGCGAAGAATTGAAGAAATTGCCTGTTTACAAGAATGCCCGTCCTACCCTCTCCTTGCTGACTATCACTTCCAATGTGATGTACGGCAAAAAGACCGGTGCTACTCCCGACGGACGTGCCAAAGGTGTTGCCTTCGCTCCGGGTGCCAACCCGATGCACGGACGCGACAAGAATGGTGCGATCGCTTCTCTGAGCTCTGTAGCGAAACTTCGTTACCGTGACTCACAGGACGGTATCAGCAACACCTTCTCTATCGTTCCGAAATCACTGGGTGCTACGGACGAAGACCGTATCGAGAACCTCGTAACGATGATGGACGGTTACTTCACCAAAGGTGCCCACCACCTGAACGTAAACGTACTGAACCGTGATATGCTATACGATGCCATGGAGCATCCGGAGAACTATCCGCAGCTGACCATCCGCGTTTCCGGTTATGCCGTAAACTTCGTGAAGTTGAGCCGCGAACACCAACTGGAAGTTATCAGCCGTAGCTTCCACGAACGTATGTAA